In Rhizobium lusitanum, a genomic segment contains:
- a CDS encoding TIGR03364 family FAD-dependent oxidoreductase: MTVEYDLAVVGAGIVGLGVALAASRQGKKVVVIERNAKAIGASIRNFGFITVSGQKAGDHWARAMRSRDIWAEVVEEAGIAVHHRGALLPARRDEAAEVLEAFLKGPMAAGCRMVSKKEAAEIVPALRLSDVRSVLYSPHELRVESMDALPKLALWLAAKHGVEFRWNTAVRAIEGPRIETSRGIVHADATIVCPGDDFSALYPERITPHALSVCTLQMLRVAPATPAPFGAAVMSDMSLARYEGFAALPEAEALAKRLDVEEAESRAAGIHLIAVQSGDGSLVVGDSHVYGDAQAPFAEVRLDDLILAEFDRVFDLPGRQVVNRWIGTYASSKEHTVLVDRPAENVRIVMVTGGTGASTGFALGEQVIGDLFGSHSVYQEITQ; this comes from the coding sequence ATGACGGTTGAGTATGATTTAGCGGTCGTCGGTGCGGGTATTGTCGGCCTCGGTGTCGCATTGGCGGCGTCGCGGCAGGGTAAGAAAGTCGTCGTCATCGAGCGCAATGCCAAGGCAATCGGCGCCTCCATCCGCAATTTCGGTTTCATCACCGTGAGCGGTCAGAAGGCCGGCGATCACTGGGCGCGCGCCATGCGAAGCCGGGATATTTGGGCAGAGGTGGTCGAAGAGGCGGGTATTGCCGTTCACCATCGCGGAGCGCTGCTGCCGGCAAGACGCGACGAGGCGGCCGAGGTTCTGGAGGCCTTTCTGAAAGGACCGATGGCGGCTGGTTGCCGGATGGTCAGCAAGAAAGAAGCGGCTGAAATCGTTCCCGCGCTGCGGCTTTCTGATGTCAGATCGGTCCTCTACAGCCCGCATGAGCTGCGGGTCGAATCCATGGATGCACTGCCGAAACTCGCTCTTTGGCTTGCCGCAAAGCACGGCGTCGAATTCCGCTGGAACACGGCGGTGCGCGCCATCGAGGGCCCGCGCATCGAAACCAGCCGCGGCATCGTGCATGCCGACGCCACCATCGTCTGCCCCGGCGATGATTTCTCGGCACTCTATCCGGAACGGATCACCCCGCATGCGCTCTCCGTCTGCACCCTGCAGATGCTGCGTGTCGCGCCTGCCACGCCTGCCCCCTTCGGCGCCGCCGTCATGTCGGATATGAGCCTTGCCCGTTATGAAGGCTTCGCCGCGCTACCGGAAGCCGAAGCTTTAGCAAAGCGGCTGGATGTCGAGGAGGCCGAAAGCCGCGCCGCCGGCATACATCTGATTGCCGTGCAATCCGGCGATGGCTCGTTGGTCGTCGGTGACAGCCATGTCTATGGCGACGCGCAGGCGCCTTTCGCGGAAGTACGCCTCGATGATCTCATCCTCGCCGAATTCGACCGGGTGTTCGATCTGCCGGGCCGGCAGGTGGTCAACCGCTGGATCGGCACCTACGCCTCTTCCAAGGAGCACACGGTCCTCGTGGATCGGCCGGCTGAGAATGTCCGGATCGTCATGGTGACGGGCGGAACGGGCGCATCGACGGGCTTTGCCCTTGGCGAACAAGTTATTGGCGATCTCTTCGGGTCGCATTCGGTTTATCAGGAGATTACACAATGA
- the phnX gene encoding phosphonoacetaldehyde hydrolase — MSGLKAVVFDWAGTVIDFGSFAPMGVFVEVFARFGIEVTIAEARQPMGRPKWDHIDAMLKQPRIHDAWTSRHGKAPASADVDAIYEVFVPMNEEIVHKFADLVPGTREMAQSLRARGLKIGSTTGYTRSIMERILPLAKAQGYEADNLVCAGDLPEGRPTPMNMYKCFLDLNIWPAHAVVKVDDTDVGIDEGVAAGCWTVGVALSGNEAGMTQQEIAALAPDELDRVRQRAAGVLRARGAHYIIDSVADLLPVIDDIQSRLLAGQRP, encoded by the coding sequence ATGAGCGGCTTGAAGGCAGTTGTGTTCGATTGGGCGGGCACGGTTATCGACTTTGGATCTTTCGCCCCCATGGGCGTGTTCGTCGAGGTGTTCGCCCGGTTCGGTATCGAGGTGACGATCGCCGAGGCTCGCCAGCCGATGGGACGGCCGAAATGGGATCATATCGATGCCATGCTCAAACAGCCGCGCATTCATGATGCCTGGACGTCCCGCCATGGCAAGGCGCCAGCATCAGCGGATGTCGATGCGATCTACGAGGTCTTTGTGCCGATGAACGAGGAGATCGTCCATAAATTCGCCGATCTCGTGCCGGGAACGCGGGAAATGGCCCAGTCCCTGCGCGCACGCGGCTTGAAGATCGGCTCTACGACCGGATATACCCGCTCGATCATGGAACGGATCCTGCCGCTGGCGAAGGCACAAGGATATGAAGCCGACAACCTCGTCTGTGCTGGCGACCTGCCCGAGGGTCGGCCGACGCCGATGAATATGTACAAGTGCTTTCTCGATCTTAACATTTGGCCCGCGCATGCGGTCGTCAAGGTCGACGACACCGATGTCGGCATCGACGAAGGGGTCGCCGCCGGCTGCTGGACGGTCGGCGTCGCGCTCAGCGGCAATGAGGCCGGCATGACGCAACAGGAGATCGCAGCACTTGCCCCGGACGAACTCGACCGCGTCCGCCAACGTGCCGCTGGCGTGCTGCGCGCACGGGGCGCTCACTACATCATAGATAGCGTCGCTGATTTGCTGCCGGTGATTGACGATATCCAGTCCAGGCTCCTTGCGGGCCAACGGCCTTAA
- a CDS encoding IS110 family transposase: MDKIIRIGMDTSKHVFQLHGVNAGEKPVLRKKMRRKEMIDFFTTCPPTLVAIEACGGSHHWARLLASFGHEVKMIAPQLAKPYVKRNKNDAADAEGLCEAMSRPTMRFVPVKTVDEQAALMLIGVRTRLIANRTQLANAIRGYANEFGVSAAKGLAHIPLLLERIQADGTVPELAQELFMSQAEEYAQLEKKIADVEAKVKAWQRNDERSIRLNTIPGIGPIGSALLIMKTPAPELFKSGRQFAAWIGLTPKDHSTGGKLRLGGITRAGDEALRAVLVAGATAVIHHARRSGKASRWLAELLKRKPPKLAAVALANKMARMAWKLMVSGETYSAQSGPALTGCAA; the protein is encoded by the coding sequence ATGGACAAGATTATTCGTATTGGCATGGATACGTCAAAACATGTTTTTCAGTTGCATGGCGTGAATGCTGGAGAGAAGCCGGTCTTGCGTAAGAAAATGCGACGCAAGGAGATGATCGACTTCTTCACGACCTGCCCGCCAACTTTGGTAGCGATCGAGGCCTGTGGTGGTTCGCATCATTGGGCACGGCTGCTCGCCTCATTCGGACATGAGGTGAAAATGATCGCGCCACAACTTGCTAAGCCCTACGTCAAGCGGAACAAGAACGACGCGGCCGATGCGGAAGGGCTCTGCGAGGCAATGAGCCGCCCAACGATGCGGTTTGTTCCGGTTAAGACAGTTGATGAACAAGCGGCACTCATGCTGATCGGCGTCCGTACCCGTCTCATCGCCAACCGCACCCAACTCGCCAACGCAATCCGGGGCTACGCCAATGAGTTTGGTGTCTCTGCAGCCAAGGGGCTGGCACATATCCCTCTGCTGCTTGAAAGGATACAAGCCGACGGGACTGTGCCAGAGCTCGCACAGGAATTGTTCATGAGCCAGGCCGAGGAATACGCTCAACTGGAGAAGAAGATTGCGGATGTCGAGGCCAAGGTAAAGGCATGGCAGCGTAACGACGAACGCAGCATACGTCTCAACACCATTCCCGGCATTGGCCCAATCGGTTCGGCTCTTTTGATAATGAAGACACCCGCTCCGGAGCTCTTCAAATCTGGTCGCCAGTTCGCAGCTTGGATAGGGTTGACGCCAAAAGATCACTCGACCGGCGGCAAGCTGCGGCTCGGTGGTATCACGCGAGCCGGCGATGAAGCTCTGCGGGCCGTCTTGGTGGCTGGAGCAACCGCTGTCATTCATCACGCGCGACGATCTGGCAAGGCTTCTCGATGGTTGGCGGAACTGCTCAAGCGCAAGCCGCCTAAACTGGCAGCTGTCGCACTCGCTAACAAGATGGCGCGCATGGCTTGGAAGCTCATGGTCTCTGGAGAGACATACAGCGCACAATCAGGACCAGCTTTGACGGGATGCGCCGCATGA
- a CDS encoding type II toxin-antitoxin system RelE/ParE family toxin: MSFKLSVEAEEDIIAIAEQGVRMFAAGQAKRYHDELFALFDLIAVNPRIARERDEIDPPVRIHPFKAHLIVYRIEDDETIFVIRIGHGHEDWASHSI; this comes from the coding sequence ATGAGTTTTAAGCTTTCTGTCGAAGCGGAAGAGGACATTATTGCGATCGCCGAGCAAGGTGTCCGTATGTTCGCAGCAGGCCAGGCAAAGCGCTACCACGATGAACTTTTCGCATTATTTGATCTGATAGCTGTCAATCCACGCATCGCGCGCGAACGGGATGAGATTGATCCGCCCGTTAGAATTCATCCCTTCAAAGCGCATCTCATCGTTTATCGGATCGAAGACGACGAGACAATTTTTGTAATACGAATTGGCCATGGGCATGAAGATTGGGCAAGTCATTCCATTTAG
- a CDS encoding type II toxin-antitoxin system ParD family antitoxin encodes MATMNVSLPGPMKDWVEAQARTGRYSNASDYVRDLIRRDQTRNDKIAAMQSFVEAGLQSGVGIRSKDELFAEATARASKS; translated from the coding sequence ATGGCCACGATGAACGTATCTCTTCCGGGCCCGATGAAGGACTGGGTGGAGGCCCAGGCCAGGACCGGACGATATTCGAATGCTAGCGACTACGTGCGCGACCTGATCCGCCGCGACCAGACACGAAACGACAAGATCGCCGCCATGCAAAGCTTCGTCGAGGCCGGGCTCCAAAGTGGTGTTGGCATCCGATCAAAGGATGAACTCTTTGCTGAAGCGACGGCTCGTGCCAGCAAGTCATGA
- a CDS encoding ABC transporter permease produces the protein MRANRLISLFSGLLVAALLVLLWQWIADHRFISPVFLPGPDRAWSAMIKGFATGDLLTKFLLTIERMFWGWLVASLVGIVLGAAVGTSPTLRSYLGPMLEFLRPLPASAIIPVAIAILGLTDAMVLSVIVFGALWPVLLSTIQGFSSVEPTLYEVGRALGFSRTATIVKIALPSASPDILSGMRLGLTVALIVAIVCEMLAGRDGLGNWILLAARAFRAPDLYAGVILLAALGCLSSLLLAIVEQRLLHWRNRAR, from the coding sequence ATGAGAGCGAACCGGCTCATATCGTTGTTTTCGGGCCTGCTGGTTGCCGCCCTGCTGGTGCTCTTGTGGCAGTGGATTGCCGATCATCGCTTTATCTCGCCGGTCTTCCTGCCGGGACCTGATCGCGCCTGGAGTGCGATGATAAAGGGCTTTGCGACCGGCGACCTCTTGACCAAATTTCTTTTGACGATCGAGCGCATGTTCTGGGGATGGCTGGTCGCGTCGCTTGTCGGGATTGTGCTCGGCGCGGCCGTTGGCACGTCACCGACCTTGCGCAGTTATCTTGGACCCATGCTGGAATTCCTGCGTCCGCTGCCGGCGTCTGCAATCATTCCGGTCGCCATCGCTATCCTTGGCCTGACGGACGCCATGGTCCTGAGCGTCATCGTCTTCGGCGCGTTATGGCCGGTGCTGCTTTCCACGATCCAGGGGTTCTCTTCAGTCGAACCGACGCTTTATGAGGTCGGGCGGGCCCTTGGGTTTTCGCGAACCGCAACAATCGTTAAAATCGCCTTGCCCTCCGCCAGCCCCGATATCCTGTCGGGCATGCGACTGGGACTGACGGTGGCACTCATCGTCGCGATTGTCTGCGAAATGCTTGCCGGTCGGGACGGGCTCGGAAACTGGATCCTGCTTGCCGCGCGGGCGTTCCGGGCACCGGACCTTTATGCGGGCGTCATCCTGCTCGCTGCTCTCGGATGCCTGTCGTCGTTGCTTCTGGCTATTGTGGAGCAGCGACTTCTCCATTGGAGAAACAGGGCCAGATAG
- a CDS encoding ABC transporter permease has translation MKATMKALAVPLALLIVAEIVARLSSGGSDAVAPPSAVLLALVRAIADGSIAMATLDTLAMAFGGLFLGVAIGLVLGLLLGLVPFLNGALELSIEAIRPIPSVALLPIALLVFGFGFRMEMAIVAFSCIWPMLILTRSALAGIEPRLMEVSRALRLSMLDRIWKIILPAALPRITLAFRLAAGIALVVAVTVEIAANPFGLGYGILAAQQALRPDLMLAYLLWVGIVGYGFNWLFGVLQRHAGRAAMPEAR, from the coding sequence ATGAAGGCGACGATGAAAGCCCTGGCGGTTCCGCTGGCGTTGCTTATCGTCGCGGAAATTGTGGCGCGCCTGTCGAGCGGCGGCAGCGATGCCGTGGCACCGCCGAGCGCCGTTCTTCTGGCGCTGGTCCGGGCGATTGCCGACGGTTCGATCGCCATGGCGACCCTGGATACGCTGGCAATGGCTTTCGGGGGCCTGTTTCTGGGTGTTGCCATCGGCCTTGTCCTCGGGCTTCTCCTTGGTCTCGTGCCGTTTCTCAATGGTGCGTTGGAATTGTCGATCGAGGCGATACGCCCGATCCCCTCCGTCGCCTTGCTCCCCATTGCCTTATTGGTCTTCGGTTTCGGATTTCGCATGGAGATGGCAATCGTCGCATTCTCCTGCATCTGGCCAATGCTGATCCTGACGCGGTCTGCTCTTGCGGGAATAGAACCACGCCTGATGGAAGTGTCGCGCGCCTTGCGGCTCTCGATGCTGGATCGCATATGGAAGATCATCCTTCCTGCCGCCTTGCCCCGCATCACGCTGGCATTTCGTCTTGCCGCCGGCATCGCGCTCGTGGTGGCGGTGACGGTTGAGATCGCCGCCAATCCGTTCGGGTTGGGCTATGGTATTCTCGCTGCCCAGCAAGCTCTGAGACCTGATCTTATGCTTGCCTATCTGCTCTGGGTCGGCATCGTCGGTTATGGCTTCAATTGGCTGTTCGGCGTCCTCCAGCGCCATGCCGGGCGAGCAGCCATGCCGGAGGCGCGCTGA
- a CDS encoding ABC transporter ATP-binding protein: MTISLASQFHSIEFEHVSLSYGNRAVISDLSFSVNKGEIVCVIGPSGCGKTTALRMAGGLVRPDSGGVKVLSQKLDGPRRDVAIVFQDYGKALLPWRTARGNVSLALEATGVPVRQREEQIMSLLSKVGLASHADRYPTEMSGGMQQRLQIARCLAQKPDVILMDEPFGALDAMTRQSLQDEMLSIASETGATVFFVTHDIEEAIYLGDRVIGLLPNPGRIGRVFDIPLPRPRSQLATRELPEFLKLRRELFAFIEKAER, from the coding sequence ATGACAATTTCCCTGGCATCACAGTTTCACAGCATAGAATTCGAACACGTTTCCCTTTCCTATGGAAATCGCGCGGTCATTTCCGATCTGAGCTTTTCCGTCAACAAGGGAGAGATCGTCTGCGTGATCGGCCCATCGGGTTGCGGCAAGACCACGGCGCTCCGAATGGCGGGCGGGCTTGTGCGACCGGACAGCGGCGGCGTCAAGGTATTGAGCCAGAAACTGGACGGCCCGCGCCGCGATGTCGCGATCGTGTTTCAAGATTATGGCAAGGCGCTCCTTCCCTGGCGAACGGCCCGCGGCAATGTTTCCCTGGCGCTCGAGGCGACCGGCGTGCCGGTGCGGCAGCGCGAAGAGCAGATCATGTCGTTGCTTTCCAAAGTGGGGCTCGCATCGCATGCGGACAGGTATCCGACGGAGATGTCCGGTGGAATGCAGCAGCGCCTGCAGATTGCCCGCTGTCTCGCCCAAAAGCCCGACGTCATTCTGATGGACGAGCCATTCGGCGCGCTGGACGCGATGACCCGGCAGAGCCTGCAGGACGAAATGCTGTCGATCGCTTCGGAGACCGGCGCCACGGTTTTCTTCGTCACGCACGACATCGAGGAGGCGATCTATCTCGGTGACAGGGTCATCGGACTTTTGCCGAATCCGGGCCGTATCGGCCGGGTTTTCGATATTCCCCTGCCGCGCCCGCGCAGCCAACTCGCCACCCGGGAGCTTCCGGAGTTTCTCAAGCTTCGCCGCGAGCTCTTCGCCTTCATCGAAAAGGCGGAGAGATGA
- a CDS encoding GntR family transcriptional regulator: MTDIKARESKWQEQDDGERTAADTLSEQAASLVEQDILAGRWKPEMRLGIHALSAHYGIGATPLREGLSRLVSKGLISVVGQRGFRVASVSRADLEDITNLRKLIEAEALRLSMQKGDDAWEAGILAALHRLRRNVENNPEQMQDGNPEFDTLHKAFHRSLIAACGSERMLALHDSLYLQAYRYRRAMMGAIREKSWFLWEHQELADLAIARDEETVVARLSAHLHHTLDVVYDSGQANTVK; the protein is encoded by the coding sequence ATGACGGATATAAAGGCACGGGAAAGCAAGTGGCAGGAACAGGATGACGGTGAGCGGACAGCCGCCGACACCCTGAGCGAACAGGCGGCCAGCCTAGTCGAGCAAGACATCCTTGCCGGACGCTGGAAACCGGAGATGCGTCTCGGTATCCACGCGCTGTCAGCCCATTACGGTATCGGCGCGACACCGCTGCGCGAGGGACTTTCCCGCCTTGTCTCGAAGGGGCTGATTTCCGTTGTCGGGCAGCGCGGCTTCCGCGTCGCCAGCGTTTCGCGCGCGGATCTGGAAGACATCACCAATCTGCGCAAGCTGATCGAGGCTGAGGCCTTGCGGCTTTCGATGCAGAAGGGGGATGATGCGTGGGAGGCGGGAATACTTGCGGCACTTCATCGCCTTCGCCGCAACGTGGAGAACAACCCCGAGCAGATGCAGGACGGCAATCCGGAGTTCGATACGCTCCACAAGGCATTCCACAGGTCGCTGATCGCTGCCTGCGGCTCGGAGCGGATGCTGGCGCTGCATGACAGCCTCTATCTGCAGGCTTATCGCTATCGCCGCGCGATGATGGGTGCGATCAGGGAGAAGAGCTGGTTCCTCTGGGAGCATCAGGAGCTTGCGGACCTGGCGATTGCGCGGGATGAGGAAACGGTGGTCGCCCGTCTCTCCGCGCATCTCCATCATACCTTGGATGTCGTCTATGATTCAGGACAGGCGAACACGGTAAAATGA
- a CDS encoding ABC transporter substrate-binding protein codes for MRTFVPAVAAAAVATLCMSGFAMAADAKVTVGCTATTDCASAAIAVEDGIFKKNGLDVQLILIGLNSNIPAALLSNSIQIGGPTPSVFLQAVDGGLDLVVVSGASSTADSTAEAAGVVVAKGSSIKTAEDFIGKKVGAPGIGAFLQVLFVKWLMDNGVDPKQVNFVEVTFPTMNDVLKSGAVDAVVSADPIMSRIISSGTGTAAAYFLKSLPEKRPQILYAGSRDWADANPDTVVAFRKSIAEASTVVNGQPDKAKAAISRFTKISLDVLSSMKVAVADPNLTPEELGWWVDVMDKQGMLQSKPDVAKLIQK; via the coding sequence ATGAGGACTTTTGTACCGGCTGTCGCGGCAGCTGCCGTGGCGACGCTATGCATGTCCGGCTTCGCCATGGCGGCGGACGCAAAAGTCACCGTTGGCTGTACGGCCACGACCGACTGCGCCAGCGCCGCAATTGCTGTCGAGGATGGCATCTTCAAGAAGAACGGGCTCGATGTTCAGCTCATCCTTATTGGGCTCAACTCGAATATTCCGGCGGCGTTGCTTTCAAACTCGATCCAGATTGGCGGACCGACGCCCTCCGTCTTCCTACAGGCCGTCGATGGCGGCCTGGATCTCGTCGTGGTCAGCGGCGCGTCCTCGACGGCCGATTCCACGGCCGAGGCAGCCGGCGTCGTCGTCGCGAAGGGAAGCTCGATCAAGACGGCCGAGGATTTCATCGGCAAGAAGGTCGGAGCGCCCGGTATCGGAGCCTTTCTTCAGGTCCTGTTCGTCAAATGGCTGATGGACAACGGCGTCGATCCCAAGCAGGTGAACTTCGTCGAGGTCACCTTTCCGACCATGAATGACGTGCTGAAGTCAGGTGCGGTGGATGCCGTGGTCTCCGCCGATCCGATCATGTCGCGGATCATTTCCAGCGGCACCGGCACGGCCGCCGCCTACTTCCTCAAATCCCTACCCGAGAAGCGTCCGCAGATCCTCTATGCCGGCTCGCGTGACTGGGCGGATGCCAACCCGGATACGGTCGTGGCCTTCCGCAAGTCGATCGCCGAGGCATCGACCGTGGTCAATGGTCAGCCCGACAAGGCAAAGGCGGCAATATCCCGCTTTACGAAGATCTCCCTGGACGTGCTTTCGTCGATGAAAGTTGCCGTTGCCGACCCCAATCTCACGCCGGAAGAGCTTGGATGGTGGGTTGACGTTATGGACAAGCAGGGCATGCTTCAATCGAAACCAGATGTGGCGAAGCTTATACAAAAATGA
- a CDS encoding fumarylacetoacetate hydrolase family protein: protein MKLATFRNGNSEQHVAIVLDEGRYLFDLTTASRRHGQDTETFSTMLSLIDAGKRGLDAAASLLDKYGSEEDLSVPTDMVDLQAPLPLPRQMRDGMSFPLHIRQSPRGMRKLYAAENAQLIAEIDAEPLAELPALYRELPIYYITNRMIVGGPGSTVVWPRYSKVMDYELEFGIITMNTAANIKAADAHEHIFGFTIFNDFSARDQQAKEIPGWLGPAKGKSFDGANVIGPWIVTPDEIGDPYSLKAQARVNGEIWSEGTTEGMLFSFEEILAHMSQSETIFAGEFIGSGTLGNGCGLEHGRYLSDGDTVELEFEKIGVLKNKVIRQD, encoded by the coding sequence ATGAAACTCGCTACGTTCCGAAACGGCAATAGCGAACAGCACGTCGCGATCGTCCTTGACGAGGGCCGTTATCTGTTCGACCTGACAACTGCATCACGCCGCCACGGCCAAGATACTGAGACATTTTCCACGATGCTGTCGTTGATCGACGCCGGCAAACGCGGACTGGATGCGGCGGCCTCGCTCCTTGATAAATATGGATCGGAGGAAGATCTCTCGGTCCCAACCGACATGGTCGACCTTCAGGCTCCGCTGCCGTTGCCCCGGCAAATGCGCGATGGAATGAGCTTCCCGCTGCATATTCGCCAGTCGCCTCGCGGCATGCGAAAGCTTTATGCGGCCGAAAACGCCCAGCTCATAGCGGAGATCGATGCAGAGCCGCTGGCGGAGCTGCCCGCCCTCTACCGCGAATTGCCGATTTACTACATCACCAATCGTATGATTGTCGGCGGCCCCGGTTCGACCGTCGTCTGGCCGCGCTATAGCAAGGTGATGGACTATGAGCTCGAGTTTGGCATCATCACCATGAACACGGCCGCAAACATCAAGGCCGCCGATGCGCACGAACACATCTTCGGCTTTACGATCTTCAATGATTTTTCAGCGCGCGATCAACAGGCCAAGGAAATACCTGGCTGGCTGGGACCCGCGAAGGGAAAGAGCTTCGATGGTGCAAACGTCATCGGCCCCTGGATTGTGACCCCAGATGAGATAGGCGACCCCTACTCGCTGAAGGCGCAGGCAAGAGTGAATGGTGAAATCTGGTCCGAGGGAACGACAGAAGGCATGTTGTTCAGCTTCGAGGAAATCCTGGCGCACATGTCGCAGAGCGAAACGATCTTCGCCGGCGAATTCATCGGCTCGGGCACGCTCGGCAACGGCTGCGGATTGGAGCACGGCCGGTATCTGTCTGACGGCGATACGGTCGAGCTGGAATTCGAAAAGATCGGTGTACTCAAGAACAAAGTGATCCGCCAGGACTAA
- a CDS encoding cyclase family protein, with the protein MAQSIVDLSVPIANDIPADPPIQIPHIEYIDHKQSLSQILPFFPGLAAEDLPDGEGWAVERITLSTHNGTHLDAPWHYHSTMDHGLPALKIDEIPLEWCFQPGVKLDFRHFEDGYVVTAKDVEAELERIGHTLKPLEIVVVNTSAGKRFGQDNYVASGCGMGYEATMYLLERGVKVTGTDGWSWDAPFVHTAQKYAATRDASLIWEGHKAGRHRGYCHIEKLHNLEVLPSTGFKISCFPVKIERASAGWTRAVAIIDA; encoded by the coding sequence ATGGCGCAATCCATTGTCGATCTGTCGGTGCCGATAGCCAACGATATCCCGGCGGATCCTCCGATCCAAATCCCGCATATCGAATATATCGACCACAAGCAGAGCCTTTCGCAGATCCTGCCGTTCTTTCCGGGCCTTGCCGCCGAAGACCTTCCCGACGGCGAAGGCTGGGCGGTCGAGCGCATTACCCTTTCGACCCATAACGGCACCCATCTCGACGCACCCTGGCACTATCACTCCACCATGGATCACGGCCTGCCCGCGCTCAAGATCGATGAGATCCCGCTGGAATGGTGCTTTCAACCGGGCGTCAAGCTGGACTTTCGTCACTTCGAAGACGGCTATGTCGTAACGGCAAAAGATGTCGAAGCCGAATTGGAGCGCATCGGACACACGTTGAAGCCGCTGGAAATCGTCGTCGTCAACACCTCGGCGGGCAAGCGCTTCGGCCAGGATAACTATGTCGCCAGTGGTTGCGGCATGGGATATGAAGCGACCATGTATTTGCTGGAACGCGGCGTGAAGGTGACCGGCACAGATGGCTGGAGCTGGGATGCGCCCTTCGTCCATACCGCCCAAAAATATGCAGCAACCCGCGACGCGTCGCTGATCTGGGAAGGGCACAAGGCGGGACGGCACCGGGGATATTGCCATATCGAGAAACTGCACAATCTCGAAGTGCTTCCCTCTACGGGTTTCAAGATCAGCTGCTTCCCCGTCAAGATCGAGCGCGCCTCCGCCGGCTGGACGCGCGCCGTCGCCATTATCGATGCGTAA
- a CDS encoding DUF1330 domain-containing protein, which produces MSAYLVYVRDRITDPVEFKKYEESAPAASVGQPMTPLAFYGAVETLEGDKVDGAVVIEFPTVADAKASYDSPLYQEAMKHRLKGAEYRVFIVEGIAG; this is translated from the coding sequence ATGAGTGCCTATCTCGTTTATGTCCGGGACCGGATCACCGACCCTGTAGAATTCAAAAAATACGAGGAGAGCGCCCCCGCTGCATCGGTCGGGCAACCCATGACCCCGCTCGCTTTTTATGGCGCGGTCGAAACGCTGGAAGGCGATAAAGTGGATGGCGCAGTCGTCATTGAGTTTCCAACGGTCGCTGATGCCAAGGCTTCGTACGACAGCCCTCTCTATCAAGAAGCCATGAAACACCGCCTGAAGGGCGCCGAGTATCGCGTGTTCATCGTTGAGGGCATCGCGGGCTGA
- a CDS encoding enoyl-CoA hydratase/isomerase family protein: MNANNRLTIVRQSPAYWRIVINNLPLNLFDPKMFAELNVLMDDIEKDTDLKVVVFESGDEDFFMNHHDVENRLTVPDQPGAMPFFGNWPKFVTRLAQSSVISIAKVRGRARAQGFEFALACDMRFASKERAKFALIEVGGSSIPGGGGVEWLSALVGRSRTLEIVCSADDFDADIGERYGFVNRSIPDAELDGFVGALAERMARFEKRALGTAKKMVNGRAGVPSEGDLWMSNHILQGVDLWPEAAKAFTKMLDAGLGQVGEFELNFAERLGDFPSA; encoded by the coding sequence ATGAACGCCAACAACCGCCTTACTATCGTCCGGCAGTCGCCAGCCTACTGGCGCATCGTCATCAACAATCTGCCGCTGAATCTTTTCGACCCGAAGATGTTCGCGGAATTGAACGTTCTCATGGACGACATCGAGAAAGATACCGATCTCAAGGTCGTGGTGTTCGAGAGCGGTGACGAGGACTTCTTCATGAACCACCACGATGTCGAAAACCGCCTCACGGTTCCAGATCAACCCGGTGCGATGCCTTTCTTCGGTAATTGGCCGAAGTTCGTGACCCGCCTTGCGCAGTCGTCGGTGATCAGCATTGCGAAGGTGCGGGGGCGTGCCAGGGCACAGGGCTTTGAATTCGCGCTCGCCTGCGACATGCGCTTCGCGTCCAAGGAACGGGCGAAGTTCGCATTAATCGAGGTTGGCGGCTCGTCGATTCCAGGCGGTGGTGGTGTCGAATGGCTGTCCGCGCTGGTTGGACGTTCGCGGACGCTCGAAATCGTATGCAGCGCCGACGATTTCGACGCGGATATCGGTGAGCGCTACGGCTTCGTTAATCGGTCAATTCCGGACGCCGAACTAGACGGGTTCGTCGGCGCCTTGGCCGAGCGGATGGCACGGTTCGAGAAGCGCGCGCTCGGGACGGCCAAGAAAATGGTCAACGGGCGTGCTGGCGTTCCGTCAGAAGGGGATCTCTGGATGTCGAACCACATCCTGCAAGGGGTGGACTTGTGGCCCGAGGCGGCAAAGGCATTCACGAAAATGCTGGATGCTGGTCTGGGACAGGTCGGTGAATTCGAGTTGAACTTTGCCGAGCGACTTGGCGACTTTCCATCCGCCTGA